In Candidatus Defluviilinea proxima, a single genomic region encodes these proteins:
- a CDS encoding amino acid permease, which translates to MADKVNEQDKQVLHKMGYAQELSRRMSGFSNFAISFSIICILAGGISAFPAAFNALGSGGAFLIWLVGGVLAMSVAVGMGQIASSFPTAGGLYHWSSHLGGKGWGWATAWFNLIGLICVVSSVDVLLYSVFFKDLLLGTVLGVDVSAFGYWHQFVFMVVVLTTQALLNHYGIELTTKITDVSGYLIFALTIILIIALFAFSPVALDFSRLWTFTNFTGTSGGEVVPFRTESVAFAFLLGLSYVCYTLTGYDASAHTSEETQDAQVNVPKGMWQAVFWSWVFGLIAVAAYVLTMPSIEEAGAAGWGSFFYMWGASRMPQWLSVLLAVGLVVVNYICALAGLTSTSRMMYAFSRDDGIPFVSKTLARVSTQYRTPTYSIWVSAALALLSTVYAPYYLVLAVACAVFLYLSMVMPIAAGLLAEGTSKWPEKGPFNLGGFSKANAVIAVLAGVLLAISGFFPPNEKVFYFTIIFVVALLGFWSKKAAVAGIVVAVVGYLATFIAIPETNNLHFLVPPVGTAITALVVGVIATIVTFLTGGEDTRFEGVPEGDKIKERQKMIADIEKKFGEQ; encoded by the coding sequence ATGGCTGATAAAGTTAATGAGCAAGACAAACAGGTTCTGCATAAGATGGGGTATGCACAGGAACTTTCCCGCCGCATGAGCGGGTTTTCGAATTTCGCGATTTCTTTTTCGATCATTTGTATTTTGGCTGGTGGTATTTCCGCTTTCCCAGCTGCGTTTAACGCGCTTGGATCGGGCGGTGCATTCCTGATTTGGCTGGTGGGTGGTGTGCTGGCCATGAGCGTTGCAGTTGGTATGGGGCAGATCGCTTCTTCCTTCCCAACGGCCGGTGGTCTATATCACTGGAGTTCCCACCTTGGCGGGAAAGGTTGGGGTTGGGCAACTGCGTGGTTTAACCTCATTGGTTTGATCTGTGTTGTCTCTTCTGTTGATGTGTTGTTATACAGTGTGTTCTTCAAGGATCTCCTCCTCGGCACTGTATTAGGTGTGGATGTTTCTGCATTTGGCTACTGGCATCAATTCGTATTTATGGTGGTCGTACTGACAACTCAGGCGCTTCTGAATCATTACGGCATCGAGTTGACCACCAAGATCACTGACGTGAGTGGATACCTCATCTTTGCCCTTACCATTATCCTCATCATTGCCCTGTTTGCTTTTTCACCAGTTGCCCTTGATTTCTCCCGTCTTTGGACATTTACTAACTTCACAGGCACCTCTGGTGGTGAGGTTGTTCCCTTCCGCACCGAAAGTGTTGCTTTTGCCTTCCTGCTCGGTCTTTCGTACGTCTGCTATACATTGACAGGTTATGATGCCTCTGCGCATACTTCCGAAGAGACACAGGATGCCCAGGTGAACGTCCCGAAAGGTATGTGGCAGGCTGTGTTTTGGTCATGGGTATTTGGTTTGATCGCTGTGGCAGCTTACGTGTTGACAATGCCAAGTATTGAAGAGGCTGGCGCGGCAGGTTGGGGTTCATTTTTCTATATGTGGGGTGCATCTAGAATGCCGCAATGGTTGAGTGTTCTTCTGGCGGTTGGACTGGTGGTGGTTAACTACATTTGCGCACTGGCAGGTCTTACTTCTACCTCACGTATGATGTATGCCTTCTCGCGTGATGATGGTATTCCCTTTGTCTCCAAGACCCTTGCTCGTGTCAGCACTCAATATCGCACTCCCACGTACTCCATCTGGGTTTCAGCGGCTCTTGCCCTGCTCAGCACCGTGTATGCACCATACTACTTGGTGTTGGCTGTTGCTTGTGCTGTATTTCTATATTTGTCCATGGTTATGCCTATCGCGGCAGGTTTGCTTGCAGAAGGCACTTCCAAATGGCCAGAAAAAGGCCCCTTCAATCTGGGTGGCTTTTCGAAAGCCAATGCTGTCATAGCCGTGTTGGCAGGTGTTCTCCTTGCCATCAGCGGTTTCTTCCCGCCCAATGAAAAGGTCTTTTACTTCACCATCATTTTTGTGGTAGCCCTTCTCGGGTTCTGGTCAAAGAAAGCTGCAGTGGCTGGTATTGTCGTTGCTGTGGTTGGTTATCTCGCAACCTTCATTGCAATCCCTGAGACGAATAACCTGCATTTTCTTGTTCCCCCTGTTGGTACAGCCATCACTGCTCTCGTTGTTGGGGTGATTGCCACCATAGTTACTTTCCTCACCGGCGGCGAAGATACTCGCTTTGAAGGTGTACCCGAAGGCGATAAGATCAAAGAACGCCAAAAGATGATCGCTGATATCGAAAAGAAATTCGGCGAGCAATAA
- a CDS encoding ethanolamine ammonia-lyase subunit EutB, producing the protein MLLRTKLHGKTYEFPDIRLLMGKANEEKSGDTLAGVGAETAAERVAAKLVLAEVPLWVLKESPAVPYDEDEVTRVIQDAVDQNIYNEIKDWTVGEFREWILADTTSTQMIHRISNGLTAEMISAVTKLMSNLDLMLAAKKIPRTAYCNNMIGEPGTLLSRLQPNHPTDSPEGIRAEIYEGLAYGSGDSVIGINPVDDSYGSVSRLLDMSYDVIKTWNIPTQNCVLAHVTTQMKCMESGSPVGLVFQSLSGSQKGNDSFGISVGLLDEAYALAKKHCFPKGPNFMYFETGQGSALSADAHNGWDQLTLEARNYGLAKRYSPYQVNTVVGFIGPEYLYDARQIQRAGLEDHFMGKLTGIPMGCDACYTNHARADQNAIENLAVMLTAAGCNYFMGIPMGDDSMLSYQTTSYHDAPALRQLFNLRPAPEFEKWMVDLGIMKDGVLTEKAGDPSFFLKR; encoded by the coding sequence ATGCTCCTAAGAACCAAACTGCACGGCAAAACTTATGAATTCCCTGACATCCGTCTCCTCATGGGCAAAGCCAACGAGGAGAAATCTGGCGATACGCTTGCAGGCGTCGGCGCAGAGACCGCCGCCGAACGTGTCGCGGCAAAACTGGTGTTAGCGGAAGTTCCGTTGTGGGTGTTGAAAGAAAGTCCCGCTGTGCCCTATGACGAAGACGAAGTTACACGCGTCATCCAAGATGCCGTAGACCAAAACATTTACAACGAGATCAAAGATTGGACGGTGGGTGAGTTCCGCGAATGGATTTTGGCAGATACAACTTCAACACAAATGATCCATCGCATCTCCAATGGTTTGACGGCAGAGATGATCTCTGCGGTTACCAAGCTAATGTCCAATTTGGATCTGATGCTTGCCGCAAAGAAGATTCCGCGCACCGCATATTGCAATAACATGATCGGGGAACCAGGGACGCTTTTATCGCGGCTCCAGCCCAATCATCCGACTGATTCGCCCGAAGGTATCCGTGCCGAGATCTATGAAGGGCTTGCCTACGGGTCAGGTGATTCTGTGATCGGCATCAACCCTGTGGATGACTCCTATGGCTCGGTCTCGCGCCTTCTCGATATGTCATATGACGTCATCAAGACCTGGAACATCCCCACGCAAAATTGTGTGCTGGCACACGTCACCACCCAGATGAAATGTATGGAATCGGGCTCGCCCGTTGGTTTGGTATTCCAATCTCTTTCTGGTTCACAAAAAGGCAACGACTCGTTTGGCATCTCGGTTGGTTTGCTCGATGAAGCATATGCACTTGCAAAAAAACATTGCTTCCCCAAGGGTCCGAACTTCATGTATTTTGAAACAGGTCAAGGTTCTGCTCTTTCCGCTGATGCACACAACGGTTGGGATCAACTCACGCTCGAAGCCCGCAACTACGGACTTGCAAAACGCTACAGCCCGTATCAAGTCAATACCGTGGTCGGCTTCATCGGTCCTGAATATCTTTATGATGCGCGTCAGATCCAACGTGCAGGGCTCGAAGATCATTTCATGGGCAAACTCACAGGCATCCCAATGGGATGTGACGCCTGTTATACCAATCATGCACGCGCCGATCAAAACGCCATTGAGAATCTCGCGGTCATGCTCACTGCCGCAGGTTGTAATTACTTCATGGGCATTCCCATGGGCGACGACTCCATGCTTTCCTATCAAACAACGTCTTATCACGATGCACCGGCATTGCGACAACTCTTCAATCTTCGCCCCGCGCCCGAATTCGAAAAATGGATGGTCGATCTCGGAATCATGAAAGATGGCGTCCTCACCGAAAAAGCAGGCGACCCGTCATTCTTCCTCAAGAGGTAA
- the eutL gene encoding ethanolamine utilization microcompartment protein EutL, whose amino-acid sequence MPILDPLYGTPLAMQLIPQVDRNFAEHLKLRDDQRSIGLISVDNDDATYTAIDEATKMADVEVVYAKSFYAGAKHTSGKWSGEIMAILAGPDPAEVRAGLNAAVDYIKTKAIWYSANDDDSIAFFPHVISRTGSYLSSVCNIPLGSPIAYLVATPNEGLVALDAALKSANVSIVALTMPPSETNYMGVMLTGDQPACQAAALAFQNKVLDVAANPINY is encoded by the coding sequence ATGCCAATCCTCGACCCTCTCTACGGCACACCCCTCGCGATGCAACTCATCCCACAAGTGGATCGAAACTTCGCGGAACATCTCAAGCTCCGCGATGATCAACGTTCCATTGGTCTCATCAGCGTAGACAACGATGATGCCACTTACACCGCCATTGACGAAGCAACCAAGATGGCAGATGTCGAAGTGGTGTATGCCAAGTCGTTTTATGCGGGTGCGAAACACACCTCAGGGAAATGGTCAGGGGAGATTATGGCAATTCTTGCTGGACCAGACCCCGCCGAAGTACGAGCCGGGCTGAATGCCGCAGTGGACTACATCAAGACAAAAGCGATTTGGTATTCCGCCAACGACGATGATTCCATTGCCTTCTTCCCGCACGTTATCTCCAGAACAGGATCGTATCTTTCGAGTGTGTGCAACATCCCGTTAGGAAGTCCAATTGCGTATCTCGTGGCAACACCGAATGAAGGCTTGGTCGCATTGGATGCGGCGTTGAAGTCTGCGAACGTGAGCATTGTGGCGTTGACCATGCCGCCATCTGAAACAAATTATATGGGCGTGATGCTGACTGGTGACCAACCCGCCTGCCAAGCCGCGGCATTGGCGTTTCAAAATAAAGTATTAGATGTTGCGGCAAATCCGATTAATTATTAA
- the glpK gene encoding glycerol kinase GlpK, with the protein MKYILGIDQGTTQTTAVVVNEHGEMVEKNSAQLPARFPQAGWVEQEPADIVRTVKEACKPLLDKYDIAAVGFDNQGETFVVWDKDTGNAVTPAIVWQDTRGQSVCDALASSLDLNLLRQKTGLLLDSYFSAPKLKWVFETYPEIRKKAHDGQLLFGTTETWVIWKLTNGRLHVTDPSTASRTLLFDMNRFVWDEELLALFDVPKSMLPEVRPSAGFIGDIDFGNGKPLPLHAMLVDQQAALFGQACFKAGEMKCSFGTGSFLLMNIGDKPRLSDHGLLTTVGWKFGEHTTYAFDGGIFVTGSAVQWLRDNLKAVLDSPSSFDAAKRSTDLGVVVVPALQGLAAPHWRTDVRGAMFGLNRSTTSDDIVRGTLDGIACRVYEVVKAMSQDAGQAPPHLKVDGGPSGNPYLMQMIADLLNLEVRVSAALEATAIGIANLAGVSALRTSFEVLSKNWKAETIYTPKMNEEERERKLAQWMKAVDAVKAFHQ; encoded by the coding sequence ATGAAATACATCCTCGGCATTGACCAAGGCACTACACAGACTACGGCTGTTGTCGTCAATGAACATGGCGAAATGGTGGAAAAGAACTCGGCGCAATTGCCCGCTCGTTTTCCGCAGGCGGGGTGGGTAGAGCAGGAACCCGCCGATATTGTTCGTACGGTTAAAGAGGCATGCAAGCCTTTGCTGGATAAATACGACATTGCCGCAGTAGGTTTCGATAATCAAGGTGAAACGTTCGTTGTTTGGGATAAGGATACGGGGAATGCGGTGACTCCCGCCATTGTTTGGCAGGATACGAGAGGACAATCCGTGTGTGATGCCCTCGCTTCTTCTCTTGACCTGAACCTGCTTCGCCAAAAAACAGGTTTGCTACTCGATAGCTATTTCTCTGCTCCCAAACTCAAATGGGTGTTTGAAACTTACCCAGAGATCCGCAAAAAAGCACACGATGGCCAACTTTTATTTGGCACAACAGAGACTTGGGTCATCTGGAAGTTGACGAATGGCAGACTGCATGTAACCGATCCGTCCACGGCTTCACGGACGTTGTTGTTTGATATGAATCGTTTTGTGTGGGATGAAGAATTACTGGCATTATTTGATGTTCCCAAAAGTATGTTGCCCGAAGTCAGACCATCAGCAGGATTTATCGGCGATATTGATTTTGGAAATGGAAAACCATTGCCATTACACGCCATGCTCGTTGACCAGCAAGCCGCGTTATTTGGTCAGGCATGTTTCAAAGCGGGTGAGATGAAATGTTCGTTTGGAACGGGTAGTTTTTTGCTGATGAATATCGGTGATAAGCCAAGACTCTCTGACCATGGCTTGTTGACTACTGTCGGCTGGAAGTTCGGTGAGCATACAACCTATGCCTTCGATGGTGGCATTTTCGTCACGGGATCCGCTGTCCAATGGTTGAGAGATAATTTGAAAGCGGTACTAGACTCCCCGTCGAGTTTTGATGCGGCGAAGCGATCCACAGATTTAGGCGTGGTGGTTGTCCCCGCACTGCAAGGGCTCGCTGCACCTCACTGGCGGACAGATGTACGCGGCGCGATGTTCGGATTGAACCGAAGTACAACATCCGATGATATTGTGCGAGGGACGTTGGACGGGATTGCCTGTCGAGTTTATGAAGTTGTCAAGGCGATGTCACAGGATGCAGGGCAGGCGCCGCCGCATTTGAAAGTGGATGGAGGGCCGTCGGGGAATCCATATCTCATGCAGATGATCGCGGACTTGCTGAATCTCGAAGTGCGTGTTTCGGCAGCGTTAGAGGCAACTGCCATCGGGATTGCAAATCTAGCGGGTGTATCTGCATTGAGGACTTCGTTTGAAGTGCTTTCGAAGAATTGGAAGGCTGAGACGATTTACACACCGAAGATGAATGAAGAAGAAAGAGAAAGAAAACTGGCGCAATGGATGAAAGCCGTTGATGCAGTAAAGGCTTTTCACCAGTAA
- a CDS encoding EutN/CcmL family microcompartment protein, with product MRIALVIGSTISTIKDEVIRGRKLLIVQNADTAGKPSGDPYIAVDTVSAGTGDLVMVTDGSSARYTNQTTDTPVDSVIVGVIDSLEMSGKVTYRKE from the coding sequence ATGCGAATAGCACTTGTCATCGGTTCAACCATATCCACCATCAAAGACGAAGTGATACGAGGGCGAAAGTTGCTCATTGTGCAGAATGCGGATACCGCAGGGAAACCTTCGGGCGATCCATACATCGCAGTGGATACGGTCAGTGCTGGAACGGGGGATTTGGTGATGGTTACCGACGGCTCTTCTGCCCGTTATACCAATCAGACCACAGACACACCCGTCGATTCAGTGATCGTGGGTGTCATTGACTCGCTCGAGATGAGCGGCAAGGTTACGTATAGAAAAGAATAA
- the smpB gene encoding SsrA-binding protein SmpB: MTEDFKVVATNRKASFEYFLLETFEAGLSLQGSEIKSIRAGQISIQESFVEIENGAQAWLVEAHIAPYEQANRFNHEPRRKRRLLMHKKEIRKLWDNVRIKGMTIVPTRIYLKNGRAKIEIALAKGKKAYDKRATIAKRDEARSAERETRVR; the protein is encoded by the coding sequence ATGACTGAAGACTTTAAAGTAGTAGCCACCAACCGTAAGGCAAGTTTTGAATATTTCCTGCTCGAAACCTTCGAGGCGGGCCTTTCCCTGCAGGGAAGCGAGATCAAATCCATTCGCGCAGGGCAGATCAGCATCCAAGAGTCCTTTGTGGAGATCGAGAACGGAGCACAAGCCTGGCTCGTAGAGGCACATATCGCCCCTTATGAGCAAGCCAACCGTTTCAACCATGAGCCAAGGCGCAAGCGTCGTTTGCTTATGCATAAAAAAGAGATCCGCAAACTTTGGGATAATGTCCGCATCAAGGGTATGACCATCGTCCCTACGCGTATTTACCTCAAGAACGGGCGTGCCAAGATCGAGATCGCGCTGGCAAAAGGTAAAAAAGCATACGATAAACGCGCCACCATCGCCAAGCGCGATGAAGCCAGAAGTGCAGAACGGGAAACGCGCGTACGATAA
- the eutM gene encoding ethanolamine utilization microcompartment protein EutM: protein MPVDVAMIALGMVETKGLVGAIEAADAMVKAANVTLIGSEYVGGGYVTVMVRGDVGAVKAATDAGAAAAKRVGELASVHVIPRPHADVEMILPQNTKGSFGGRNKEK from the coding sequence ATGCCCGTAGATGTAGCAATGATCGCTTTAGGAATGGTTGAGACCAAAGGTTTGGTAGGGGCAATTGAAGCCGCCGATGCGATGGTCAAAGCCGCAAACGTGACGCTGATCGGTAGTGAATATGTCGGTGGCGGATATGTGACCGTGATGGTACGCGGTGATGTCGGTGCTGTCAAAGCCGCCACAGATGCAGGTGCCGCCGCCGCCAAACGCGTTGGCGAACTTGCGTCGGTTCATGTCATCCCAAGACCACATGCCGATGTTGAGATGATCCTGCCGCAAAACACGAAGGGTTCCTTCGGCGGCCGCAATAAAGAAAAATAA
- a CDS encoding isoprenylcysteine carboxylmethyltransferase family protein, giving the protein MSTSKNPEAIRVPAPILTIVHIILVILLGNLLPLPVPVPAFVPWLGLVIAGLGLVLGILASMEFRRIRTTMDLKKSPTGLVTSGVYRYTRNPVYLGFVFMLIGFSLSMRTYWGIIFIVPLVTLMNTLVIKKEEANLEKKFKTQYADYKSRVRRWL; this is encoded by the coding sequence ATGTCCACATCGAAAAACCCTGAAGCCATTCGTGTCCCTGCGCCCATCCTGACGATCGTTCATATCATCTTGGTCATCTTATTGGGAAATTTATTGCCTTTGCCCGTCCCTGTGCCAGCTTTTGTTCCGTGGTTGGGTTTAGTTATTGCAGGATTGGGATTGGTTTTGGGCATTCTTGCATCTATGGAATTCAGGCGCATTCGCACAACAATGGACCTGAAGAAATCTCCCACGGGATTGGTCACATCGGGCGTTTATCGTTATACACGTAACCCTGTTTATCTTGGGTTTGTCTTTATGCTGATCGGCTTTTCGCTGAGCATGAGAACCTATTGGGGAATTATCTTTATCGTGCCGTTGGTGACATTGATGAATACACTCGTTATTAAAAAAGAAGAAGCCAATCTGGAGAAGAAGTTCAAAACGCAGTATGCAGACTATAAGTCACGTGTGAGACGGTGGCTTTGA
- a CDS encoding MFS transporter yields MLNKLFRQSAIPVEYRPNFMHLYLDIGWYGILSGSAINFISIYATRLGASALQIGLIGAMSAVVSLVLAIPAGRWLETQNRGRAIFWSSVLYRAGFILFVFLPWVFDKNGQVIAIIALTFFMAIPLTPLGVGFNALFAEAVPDRYRAHVAGTRNIMLSVTFMVTSFISGIILENVPFPVGYQIVFGIGAFGAAMSSYHLYFVRPLQTDSPSLPSKPTPDSAQTTASPRNIFATLRLDIWNTKFKKVLLALGGFHLAQYLAIPLFPLYFVNQLNLNDDHIGIGTALFYLTMLVGSTQLRKYVHKIGNKNVTGWGVVALAVYPLLLAYSSEVWHYYGISMLGGLAFSMINGAFANYMLEYIPASDRPSHLAWYNVMLNAAILTGSLGGPQLQM; encoded by the coding sequence ATGCTAAATAAACTATTCCGTCAGTCAGCCATCCCGGTTGAATATCGTCCCAATTTCATGCACCTGTATCTTGATATCGGCTGGTACGGTATCTTGAGCGGCTCAGCGATCAACTTCATCAGCATCTACGCCACACGCCTTGGGGCATCTGCGCTACAGATCGGTCTCATCGGCGCCATGTCGGCGGTTGTCAGCCTTGTGCTCGCAATTCCCGCCGGGCGCTGGCTTGAAACACAAAACAGAGGTCGTGCTATTTTTTGGTCCTCAGTTCTTTACCGTGCCGGGTTCATCTTGTTCGTTTTTCTTCCCTGGGTTTTCGACAAAAACGGTCAAGTTATCGCCATTATCGCCCTTACTTTTTTTATGGCAATCCCGCTCACTCCGCTTGGCGTGGGCTTCAACGCGCTTTTTGCCGAGGCCGTACCCGACCGCTATCGCGCCCATGTGGCAGGCACGCGTAACATCATGCTCTCAGTCACATTCATGGTCACATCCTTTATCAGTGGCATCATCCTGGAGAACGTCCCTTTCCCGGTTGGGTATCAAATCGTTTTTGGGATCGGAGCCTTCGGTGCCGCGATGAGCAGTTACCATCTTTATTTTGTTCGCCCCCTGCAAACCGACTCTCCCTCGCTTCCTTCTAAACCGACGCCTGATTCAGCGCAAACAACCGCATCTCCCCGTAACATTTTCGCCACACTCCGCCTCGACATATGGAACACTAAATTTAAAAAGGTCCTGCTCGCGCTAGGAGGCTTCCACCTTGCGCAATATCTGGCAATCCCGCTTTTTCCGTTGTACTTTGTCAACCAGCTTAACCTCAATGACGATCATATTGGCATCGGTACGGCATTGTTCTACCTCACCATGTTGGTCGGCTCTACACAACTCAGGAAATATGTCCATAAGATTGGGAACAAGAATGTAACAGGCTGGGGTGTTGTGGCGCTTGCTGTTTACCCGCTCCTACTGGCATATTCCAGTGAAGTCTGGCATTACTACGGGATCTCCATGCTTGGCGGGTTGGCATTTTCCATGATTAACGGCGCCTTCGCAAACTACATGCTCGAATATATCCCCGCCAGCGACAGACCATCACACTTGGCGTGGTACAACGTCATGCTCAACGCTGCCATCCTCACCGGCTCACTCGGAGGCCCGCAGTTGCAGATGTAA
- a CDS encoding aldehyde dehydrogenase family protein, whose protein sequence is MTDIDKDLLSIQEARTLATQARDAQRKFLHATQAEVDRICAAMAQAAADAAVTLGKMANEETGYGVPEHKTLKNLLASKLLWDEIKDIPTVGVIRSDKQKGVYDIAWPMGVVAALTPSTNPTSTTIYKTLIAVKAKNAIVIAPHPFAAKCCAEAIRIMAEAGERAGMPKGLISCLTKVTLPGTQELMKHKYVALILATGGSDMVRAAHSVGKPAYGVGPGNVPAYVDRSADVAKAAKYIVASKAFDHSVICATEQAVVADRPIAAQLEERMKAEGAFFVDENIKQILAKNLFVGHLPNPKGVGKSPQQLAQQYGFSVPDWARILVARLNSVGPDEPLSGEKLTTVLGWYEVDGWEQGCERSLEMINYGGRGHSQVIHARDENVIMKFGLEKPVFRIVVNTFGTLGTTGYTTGLMPSFTLGSGGVGGAITGDNITVHHMYNVKRLAYEIRIAPDAAFAPGSTDTQAARNAFTGGAPHSLSEVGSVSESDSQVEEIVRRVLLELKNK, encoded by the coding sequence ATGACCGACATCGATAAAGACCTACTCTCCATTCAAGAAGCCCGTACGCTGGCAACACAAGCGCGTGATGCCCAGCGGAAATTTCTGCACGCTACGCAAGCTGAAGTGGATCGTATCTGCGCGGCGATGGCGCAAGCTGCGGCGGATGCGGCGGTGACGCTCGGCAAAATGGCAAATGAAGAGACGGGTTATGGTGTGCCTGAACATAAGACACTCAAGAACTTGTTGGCGTCGAAATTATTATGGGATGAGATCAAGGACATTCCCACTGTAGGTGTGATCCGTAGTGACAAACAAAAGGGAGTCTACGATATCGCCTGGCCGATGGGTGTTGTCGCGGCGTTGACGCCATCAACCAACCCCACATCCACGACGATCTACAAAACATTGATCGCAGTGAAAGCAAAGAATGCGATCGTTATTGCACCACATCCGTTCGCGGCGAAATGTTGCGCAGAAGCGATTCGCATCATGGCAGAAGCTGGCGAGCGGGCAGGGATGCCGAAGGGCTTGATCTCGTGCCTCACCAAAGTGACTCTCCCAGGCACGCAGGAATTGATGAAACACAAATACGTTGCGTTGATCCTCGCTACGGGCGGTTCCGATATGGTGCGCGCCGCACATTCGGTTGGCAAACCTGCATATGGCGTTGGACCTGGTAATGTTCCTGCTTACGTTGATCGTTCTGCAGATGTAGCAAAAGCCGCAAAGTATATCGTTGCATCGAAGGCTTTCGATCACTCCGTCATTTGCGCTACTGAACAAGCTGTTGTTGCTGATCGTCCCATTGCCGCACAACTGGAAGAACGAATGAAAGCCGAAGGCGCATTCTTCGTTGACGAGAACATCAAGCAGATACTCGCAAAGAATTTATTCGTTGGTCATTTGCCAAACCCGAAAGGCGTTGGCAAGAGTCCGCAACAACTCGCTCAACAATATGGCTTCAGTGTCCCTGATTGGGCGCGCATTCTCGTAGCGCGCCTTAACAGCGTCGGCCCTGATGAACCGCTCTCGGGCGAAAAGCTTACCACCGTCCTCGGCTGGTATGAAGTGGATGGTTGGGAACAGGGCTGTGAACGCTCACTCGAAATGATCAACTATGGTGGCCGCGGTCACTCGCAGGTTATTCACGCACGTGATGAAAACGTCATCATGAAGTTTGGCCTTGAGAAACCTGTCTTCCGCATCGTTGTCAATACGTTTGGTACGCTTGGCACCACGGGCTATACTACTGGCCTGATGCCGTCCTTCACTCTCGGCTCTGGCGGTGTAGGCGGCGCGATCACAGGTGACAACATCACCGTGCATCACATGTACAACGTAAAGCGCCTGGCCTATGAAATTCGGATTGCGCCGGATGCCGCGTTTGCTCCAGGATCAACGGATACGCAAGCCGCGCGCAATGCCTTCACTGGCGGAGCGCCTCATTCTTTGTCCGAAGTTGGTTCTGTTTCTGAAAGTGATTCTCAAGTGGAAGAGATTGTGCGTCGTGTCTTGTTGGAGTTGAAAAATAAATGA
- the eutC gene encoding ethanolamine ammonia-lyase subunit EutC, which produces MDDTKLNAIVDAIVRELKASGAVKNASDSSAPASVSTTLSSASAVPVQTRIATSTANLTIDLPDPVLPEYRYKPRVKNPKDANGVKALVESTTARIGVGRAGPRYKTASLLLFQGDHAVTQDALYRDVDQKLLDEFNLFTVQTKVTGGKQEYLLRPDLGRLLNDDAKRIINEKCQKNVNIQLVVGDGLSAAAIEANLRQIFPVIKQGAQTANLTFGTPFFVKYARVGVMNDIGELIKPDVVILLIGERPGLGRAESMSAYMGYKPKYGDTDADRDVVCNIFENGGTNPLEGGAFVVQIAQKMRKSQASGVKLKMMK; this is translated from the coding sequence ATGGATGACACCAAATTAAACGCGATAGTGGACGCAATCGTCCGCGAACTCAAAGCCTCTGGAGCCGTGAAGAACGCCTCGGACTCATCCGCGCCTGCCTCTGTTTCGACGACTCTATCCTCCGCTTCAGCCGTTCCCGTCCAAACACGCATTGCAACTTCCACTGCGAACTTGACCATTGACCTGCCCGACCCAGTGCTTCCAGAATATCGCTACAAACCACGTGTGAAAAATCCTAAAGATGCGAATGGTGTGAAAGCTTTGGTTGAATCAACAACCGCCCGCATCGGAGTCGGACGCGCAGGTCCGCGTTACAAGACAGCATCATTGCTTCTCTTCCAAGGTGACCATGCTGTTACACAAGATGCACTTTATCGTGATGTAGATCAGAAACTGCTCGATGAATTCAATCTGTTCACCGTGCAGACCAAAGTCACTGGCGGTAAACAGGAATATCTCCTCCGCCCCGACCTCGGACGTTTGCTCAACGATGACGCCAAACGCATCATCAACGAGAAATGCCAGAAGAATGTTAACATCCAACTCGTCGTCGGTGACGGACTCTCCGCTGCCGCGATCGAAGCCAACCTGCGACAAATTTTTCCCGTTATCAAACAAGGTGCTCAGACAGCGAACTTAACCTTCGGTACACCGTTCTTCGTCAAATACGCGCGCGTCGGTGTGATGAACGATATCGGCGAACTCATCAAACCTGATGTGGTCATCCTCCTCATCGGCGAACGCCCTGGTCTGGGACGTGCTGAGTCCATGAGTGCCTACATGGGATACAAACCCAAATACGGTGACACCGACGCCGACCGCGATGTTGTCTGCAACATCTTCGAGAACGGCGGAACCAATCCGCTTGAAGGCGGCGCGTTCGTCGTGCAGATCGCACAAAAGATGCGGAAGAGCCAGGCCTCTGGCGTGAAGTTGAAGATGATGAAGTAA